attgtttttattgcacacagTGATGACAGATTGGTGTAGAGACGCCCAGAGCGGTGTGAAGGTCCAGCCTGCCAGCTcgccctcccctccctcccccatgACCACTCGGTCTGGAATGACCCTGAAACGGCTGCAGGGACCAGGAACCAGGGCTCGCCGCAGCGCCGCCATCCCAGGTGAGGAGGAGTTTGAATATTTAACCCTGAGACAGAGAACATCTCCGCTCACCTTGTGCTTTCTCTGCCGCAGTCAAGCAGGAGTTCCACCTGGAGGAAGACAGTTATTACACTGAGGATGAGtacatggaggaagaggagctggaggaggacgaCGATGACTCCTCGGTGGAGAAGGGGTcaaggaggaagagcagagggCGAGGCAGCGGGGAGccgaggatgaagatgaggaggatctTCAGGATCACACAcggcagagagaggcagagaggtggGGGGTCCTGGGTGCGAGCGTCTTTGTCTCGTGTTTGTGAGACACTTTGTCCTCCATTTTATTTTCTCCCTCCACAGTGAAAGACCCAGATGGGGTTTTGATCCGCTATAAGAAGATCCTGTCCACGTACCAGCGAGTGAGGAGCATGTCCCGAGCCTTCCAGATCCACGGCGTGGACCGGAACACCATGGCCTCCACCTCCCCTAtcgcagagctgctgctggtggctCCAGAGAAGGTGCGAATGCTCTTGATGTTTAGCACGGTGTAAACGTCCACATTCgtgaacagtgctgctgtctctgcaggtcAGCGAGGTCGGAGAGTTCGAGGCGTCGAAGGAGAAGCTCCTGGATTACGCCCGGCGGTGCTACAAGACCATGGACGAGCCGACGCACACCAAGGTCCAGAGCATGAAGAAGACTCACAAACTGCTGCCGATCTCCTACAGGTTCAGGAACTGACcatcaggagaggaggaggaggaggagcaggagggatgAAGGGCCAGAGACTGGTAATTTTTCTTTGTAATGATGagatttttgttctttttacttATGTACAGCTGCTTTTTGCCATTTCAGTGTTGAACAGGTTGCTGTGAAGACAGAAGTTTTTTTAAGTTCTGTTTATCTGCATTAACTACAAAATgcataatttgtgaattataaAGTTAAATAGACATGAGATTTAATTTCAGAGGGGAttgactgtttttgtttctcttcatagAGCAGATATAAAATGACTGAAAGTGTCTTCAGTTGGTGAAAAAAGGATTTTTGTGCCAGCGAGTAATCCCACATGAACGTTTATTtagagaaatatttattttctttattaatttttgccttttttttactttgtatgctaaaaaaaatacttatgttattgaaaaaagtttattttttcacaagtttcatatat
This region of Parambassis ranga chromosome 2, fParRan2.1, whole genome shotgun sequence genomic DNA includes:
- the LOC114449516 gene encoding coiled-coil domain-containing protein 106-like, translated to MNPPTSRDDANPTEHYMPQPSSSSSSSAAAASSSAAEGRGGGSGLYLDAYEVSFPLEESIERPPAYHLNQGPQMMDEPPHSQYSPFIMVSNLRAHLYVSLEKNAWLQKRIEELEEERNFLRCQLDRFIVSMRGPEVMTDWCRDAQSGVKVQPASSPSPPSPMTTRSGMTLKRLQGPGTRARRSAAIPVKQEFHLEEDSYYTEDEYMEEEELEEDDDDSSVEKGSRRKSRGRGSGEPRMKMRRIFRITHGRERQRVKDPDGVLIRYKKILSTYQRVRSMSRAFQIHGVDRNTMASTSPIAELLLVAPEKVSEVGEFEASKEKLLDYARRCYKTMDEPTHTKVQSMKKTHKLLPISYRFRN